In a genomic window of Candidatus Binataceae bacterium:
- a CDS encoding rhodanese-like domain-containing protein → MNTRSSVVGDFLYVIVLAFGSLLIGLGINRFRSTPLPLVYQSPEQRLSAELAHLVAAPPMQLNGSDSIGFNKFRTIFQSGSALIVDARDKTFYDQGHIPGALSLPRDDFPSSYKALRPTLDQHRDQPIVVYCSGGDCHDSRLVAGALLSLGYSQVQVFTDGWQGWTDNGMPEAH, encoded by the coding sequence ATGAATACCCGTTCGAGTGTAGTCGGCGACTTCCTGTATGTTATCGTTCTCGCTTTTGGGTCGCTTCTTATCGGACTTGGTATTAATCGGTTTCGGTCGACTCCCTTGCCGCTAGTTTATCAATCACCCGAGCAACGCCTTTCGGCCGAACTGGCGCATTTGGTTGCGGCACCACCGATGCAACTCAACGGCTCGGATTCGATCGGATTCAATAAATTTCGGACGATATTTCAGAGCGGCTCGGCGCTGATTGTAGACGCCAGGGACAAGACATTCTATGACCAGGGTCATATCCCGGGGGCTTTGAGTCTGCCGCGCGACGACTTTCCATCGAGTTACAAAGCGCTCCGGCCCACGCTCGACCAGCATCGCGATCAACCGATCGTTGTCTATTGTTCCGGTGGCGACTGTCATGACAGCCGTCTCGTGGCCGGCGCACTACTTAGTCTCGGATACAGTCAGGTTCAGGTGTTCACTGACGGTTGGCAGGGATGGACCGACAATGGCATGCCTGAAGCTCACTAG
- a CDS encoding SCO family protein: protein MKTSQPHIAHLSRLPPFILALGLAISLTLASCSKDPQSESAPRESGGFPPSSKADCLPNLSLTDQYGKTVSLATLKGKPVLFDFIYTHCPDDCLLMTARMRKIADKLGPDLGKNVVLVSVTVDPEHDGPKQLYDYAKAQGAERQGWIFLTGPPPTVDALMGRFNLKREREENNTVGHVLEFFLVAPNGRQLSQYVQETEASALAADALRAAEMD, encoded by the coding sequence ATGAAAACCTCACAGCCTCATATCGCTCATTTGTCGCGGCTGCCTCCGTTTATCCTCGCTTTGGGTCTAGCAATTTCGCTCACGCTAGCCAGTTGCTCCAAGGATCCGCAAAGTGAATCGGCTCCAAGGGAGAGCGGAGGGTTTCCTCCTTCCAGCAAGGCGGACTGCCTGCCTAACCTCAGTTTGACGGATCAATACGGCAAAACGGTGTCGCTCGCGACGCTCAAGGGGAAGCCCGTCCTTTTTGACTTTATTTATACCCACTGCCCGGACGACTGTCTTTTGATGACGGCCCGGATGCGAAAAATTGCAGACAAGTTAGGACCTGATCTCGGAAAGAATGTTGTGCTCGTGTCCGTCACAGTCGATCCTGAGCACGACGGTCCAAAGCAATTGTACGATTATGCAAAGGCGCAAGGAGCAGAGCGTCAAGGATGGATATTTCTGACAGGCCCACCTCCGACGGTCGACGCCTTGATGGGCCGGTTCAATTTGAAGCGGGAGCGTGAGGAGAACAACACAGTAGGGCATGTGCTGGAGTTCTTTCTGGTTGCTCCCAACGGGCGCCAGCTTTCCCAATATGTTCAGGAGACCGAAGCATCGGCCCTTGCAGCCGATGCCTTGAGAGCGGCCGAGATGGACTAG
- a CDS encoding multicopper oxidase domain-containing protein: protein MCSSSSALKYLLLVALVAPLLMSCGGSSGAGSSGPVPIPPVQNACARAVAGSLVQNPPDLFSSNGTLKVTFSYQTTTDAEGRQLFCFMTPDGLENPTLHVHPGDQLIINVTNNTPSTPVVMQINPPNCGATNLTGSSLNMHFHGTNISPSCHQDEIVHTLINSGQAFHYSLKFPSDEPPGVYWYHPHAHMLVESALQGGGSGAIVVEGIENFQPAVAGLDQQIMVIRDQNVAGNPTPGGDVPSWDITLNNIPIAYPAEIPAIVQMQKGTQQFWRVSNSSADTILDLQVQFDGAPQNLQIVALDGVPLGSQSYSGQPQIVNATDILIPTAGRAEFIVNAPPDSVANADLITLNINTGPDGDNDPQRTLATIQTVAALPLTSVDAQKKIPSARGAKWTQRFAGLASIAPVASRILYFSENNPISQFFITEQGATPTLFDPNNPPAIVTTQGSVEEWTIQNQTLENHEFHIHQIHYLVESQDNFEINGSTPDPSIGGQMLDTIQIPFWDGNPAHPYPSVTVRMDFRGADIGDFVYHCHIAEHEDDGMMAIIRVLPAGTIANAIARMKLYVASLPMFNSHDQQQLERVYAWCVNGRLVRKRLTRATTQREVRPPQNGANAPRPAYQPQNAKLREQGMQTASR, encoded by the coding sequence ATGTGCAGCTCTTCTTCAGCCCTTAAGTACCTGCTCCTGGTCGCTTTGGTCGCTCCCCTGCTCATGAGTTGCGGGGGTTCATCGGGAGCGGGATCGTCTGGTCCAGTTCCGATTCCGCCGGTGCAGAATGCCTGCGCGCGCGCCGTCGCCGGCAGCCTCGTGCAAAACCCGCCCGACCTGTTCAGCAGCAACGGAACGCTCAAGGTTACTTTCTCTTACCAGACCACAACCGATGCGGAGGGGCGCCAGCTCTTCTGCTTTATGACGCCCGATGGTCTGGAGAATCCCACGCTCCACGTTCATCCGGGCGATCAGCTGATCATCAACGTGACCAACAACACGCCCTCGACGCCGGTCGTGATGCAGATCAATCCGCCAAACTGCGGCGCCACCAATCTGACCGGCTCGTCGCTGAATATGCATTTCCACGGCACCAACATCTCGCCAAGTTGTCATCAGGATGAAATCGTCCACACCCTGATCAACTCCGGGCAGGCCTTTCACTACTCGCTCAAGTTCCCCTCGGACGAGCCGCCCGGTGTCTACTGGTATCATCCGCATGCTCACATGCTGGTTGAATCGGCGCTGCAAGGCGGAGGCTCGGGAGCGATCGTCGTTGAAGGTATCGAGAATTTTCAGCCGGCCGTCGCCGGACTCGATCAGCAAATCATGGTGATTCGCGATCAGAACGTCGCCGGCAATCCAACGCCGGGCGGCGATGTTCCCTCATGGGACATCACGCTGAACAACATTCCGATCGCGTACCCGGCGGAAATTCCCGCCATCGTGCAGATGCAGAAGGGAACGCAGCAGTTCTGGCGCGTATCGAATTCGAGCGCCGATACGATCCTCGATCTCCAGGTACAGTTCGATGGAGCGCCGCAGAATCTCCAGATCGTGGCGCTCGACGGAGTTCCGCTCGGATCGCAGAGCTACAGCGGGCAGCCGCAAATCGTCAACGCGACTGACATTCTGATACCGACGGCAGGCCGCGCCGAGTTCATCGTCAACGCACCGCCGGATTCCGTCGCCAACGCCGATCTCATCACGCTCAACATCAATACGGGGCCCGACGGCGATAACGACCCGCAACGGACCCTCGCGACGATCCAGACAGTTGCCGCACTGCCGCTTACGAGCGTCGACGCGCAGAAGAAGATCCCGTCCGCGCGGGGCGCGAAATGGACACAGCGCTTCGCCGGACTTGCCAGCATCGCGCCGGTCGCCTCGCGCATTCTCTACTTCTCGGAGAACAATCCGATCTCACAGTTCTTCATCACCGAGCAGGGTGCGACGCCGACGCTCTTCGATCCAAACAATCCGCCTGCGATCGTGACGACCCAGGGATCGGTCGAAGAATGGACGATTCAGAATCAGACCCTGGAGAACCATGAATTTCATATTCATCAGATCCATTACCTGGTCGAGTCGCAGGACAACTTTGAGATCAACGGCAGCACGCCCGACCCCAGCATCGGGGGACAAATGCTCGATACCATCCAGATACCATTCTGGGACGGCAATCCCGCCCATCCTTATCCGAGTGTGACGGTGCGAATGGACTTCCGCGGCGCGGACATCGGCGATTTCGTCTATCACTGCCATATCGCGGAACATGAAGACGACGGCATGATGGCGATCATCCGCGTGCTCCCGGCTGGAACAATCGCGAATGCGATCGCGAGGATGAAGTTGTACGTGGCGTCACTGCCGATGTTCAATTCACATGATCAGCAGCAGCTCGAAAGAGTTTACGCGTGGTGCGTCAATGGCAGATTGGTCAGGAAACGGCTGACTCGCGCCACGACGCAACGTGAAGTTCGGCCGCCGCAGAACGGCGCGAACGCACCTCGCCCTGCTTACCAGCCGCAGAACGCGAAATTGCGCGAACAAGGGATGCAAACCGCCAGTCGCTAG
- a CDS encoding TlpA disulfide reductase family protein gives MHLKKLLLTIGLLLLTVGSAGSPASASADVGQPAPALVVDEIGGSKFDLSALRGKVVIINFWATWCPPCRKEMPALEAFYKQYHAKGVEMIGVSADRPHDRRDVESAAKSLSYPVAMLEDAKDNGFEDPSSLPETFVVDRSGVIRAKFLADENGLSEESLTAAVQPLLQAQPPNASSTY, from the coding sequence ATGCATCTGAAAAAACTGTTGCTCACGATCGGACTGCTGCTGCTCACAGTGGGCTCTGCTGGCAGTCCGGCATCCGCGAGCGCGGATGTCGGGCAGCCGGCACCGGCGCTGGTCGTTGACGAGATTGGAGGATCGAAATTCGACCTGTCCGCTCTGCGCGGGAAGGTCGTGATCATCAACTTTTGGGCGACCTGGTGTCCTCCGTGCCGCAAGGAGATGCCCGCGCTCGAGGCCTTCTACAAGCAGTATCATGCGAAAGGAGTCGAGATGATTGGAGTCAGTGCTGATCGTCCGCATGATCGAAGAGATGTGGAGTCAGCGGCGAAATCTCTCAGTTATCCAGTCGCAATGCTCGAAGATGCCAAGGATAATGGCTTTGAAGATCCCAGCTCGCTGCCGGAAACCTTTGTCGTCGACAGATCCGGAGTTATTCGAGCCAAGTTCCTGGCGGACGAAAATGGCCTCAGCGAAGAAAGCCTGACGGCTGCGGTGCAGCCGCTGCTCCAGGCCCAACCCCCGAATGCTTCCTCAACATATTGA
- a CDS encoding aldo/keto reductase, with protein MEYKRLGATGLKVSELCLGCMTFGRETDEATAANILDKFIDAGGNFLDTANVYAAGASEEILGRILGPRRSSLVVATKVRFNANVFIGKPVGPNEIGLSRGHIMAEVERSLKRLQTDYIDLYQVHSWDFETPIEETMRALDDLVRHGKVRYIGCSNFAAWQLMKSLWVSDKHGLARFDSLQPQYSLISREIERELLPLCRSEGIGVIPWSPLGGGFLTGKYKSGQKPPEDSRLAKMDLWGRLADQRNYTTLEAVEQIARERGRAVSQIALAWVMQQPTVSSTIYGARTTEQNDQNLGVLGFKLSEQELATLDKASALPVEYPNAMQARLPGYRP; from the coding sequence ATGGAATACAAGCGACTTGGTGCGACCGGCCTCAAAGTTTCGGAGCTATGCCTCGGATGCATGACGTTTGGACGTGAGACAGACGAAGCGACGGCCGCAAATATTCTGGATAAATTTATCGACGCCGGCGGCAATTTTCTTGATACCGCCAATGTTTACGCGGCCGGGGCCTCCGAGGAGATCCTTGGGCGAATCCTTGGGCCGCGGCGCAGTTCGCTGGTAGTGGCGACAAAAGTACGTTTCAACGCCAATGTATTCATCGGCAAGCCGGTCGGTCCCAACGAGATCGGTTTGTCGCGCGGACACATCATGGCTGAGGTAGAGCGTAGCCTTAAGCGGCTTCAAACCGACTATATCGATCTTTACCAAGTCCACAGCTGGGACTTCGAAACTCCGATCGAAGAGACGATGCGCGCGCTCGACGACCTCGTGCGCCACGGCAAAGTCCGCTACATCGGATGTTCGAACTTTGCCGCGTGGCAACTGATGAAGAGTCTTTGGGTGAGCGATAAGCACGGGCTCGCGCGCTTCGACAGCCTGCAGCCGCAATACAGCCTCATATCGCGCGAGATCGAGCGCGAGCTGCTTCCGCTATGCCGCAGCGAAGGAATCGGCGTCATTCCGTGGAGCCCGCTCGGCGGCGGTTTCCTGACTGGCAAGTACAAGTCGGGTCAGAAGCCGCCCGAGGACAGCCGCCTTGCGAAGATGGATCTCTGGGGCCGGCTGGCCGATCAGCGCAATTACACGACGCTCGAGGCCGTCGAGCAAATCGCCAGGGAACGGGGCAGGGCGGTATCGCAAATCGCACTCGCCTGGGTGATGCAGCAGCCGACGGTCAGCTCAACGATCTACGGTGCACGCACCACCGAGCAGAACGATCAAAACCTGGGAGTCCTCGGCTTCAAGCTAAGCGAGCAGGAGTTGGCGACGCTCGACAAGGCGAGCGCGCTGCCCGTCGAATATCCCAATGCGATGCAGGCGCGGCTGCCGGGCTATCGCCCGTAG
- a CDS encoding CYCXC family (seleno)protein yields the protein MLDPFQFIGPAREAYIVAKQNPALLAKLHCYCGCDRVLGHKNLLDCYRDTHGASCEICAGEAMDAAEMAKEGSPVDQIRDALRTRYGHREQ from the coding sequence GTGCTGGATCCTTTTCAATTCATCGGTCCCGCACGAGAAGCCTATATTGTCGCCAAGCAGAACCCCGCACTGCTCGCAAAGCTCCATTGCTATTGCGGTTGCGATCGGGTGCTGGGTCACAAGAACCTGCTCGACTGCTATCGCGACACGCATGGCGCGTCGTGCGAGATTTGCGCGGGCGAAGCGATGGACGCTGCCGAGATGGCGAAGGAAGGTTCTCCGGTCGATCAAATAAGAGATGCACTGCGCACGCGGTACGGCCATCGCGAACAGTGA
- a CDS encoding glycosyltransferase, with product MRKLISAALIVKDEASHLAACLQSLESLADEIVVVDTGSSDDSRQIAMASGARLFDYRWRDDFSAARNYALDQAEGDWILYIDADERLRRYDRASLEVELSNSLLCACTVRFHPRTGFTAYREHRLFRHESDIRFQGAIHETILPSLDNMVTQHHRVVGASGLTIDHLGYDGDQSRKLERNLKLLVKQLQVDPDRIYLWWHLGVVHLQMGERAEAESAWRRGIEIGRRSLVAGPEASLCFIELAKLFELKGDVARELVDEAASLRPDNLLVEWMRARILVNGERYSEAIPIFERLARIDAHSLVHDVSYDRRIFGAWAEAEIGLCKFRMGLFQDSEKHYRRAEEIEPGCLEFKVKRQLAAARATTALG from the coding sequence ATGAGAAAGCTGATCTCAGCCGCACTAATTGTCAAAGACGAGGCGAGCCATCTCGCTGCCTGCCTGCAGAGCCTCGAGAGCCTGGCTGACGAAATAGTTGTGGTCGATACTGGTTCATCTGACGATAGCCGCCAAATCGCGATGGCCAGTGGTGCGCGGCTGTTTGACTATCGATGGCGCGATGACTTTTCGGCTGCGCGTAACTATGCCCTTGACCAGGCCGAGGGCGACTGGATCCTCTACATAGATGCGGACGAACGGCTCCGTCGCTATGATCGCGCAAGTCTCGAAGTTGAGCTCAGCAATTCGCTCTTATGCGCATGCACGGTGCGCTTTCATCCTCGCACTGGCTTTACTGCCTATCGTGAGCATCGGCTCTTTCGGCACGAATCCGATATCCGGTTTCAAGGTGCCATCCACGAGACAATTTTGCCAAGCCTCGACAACATGGTGACCCAGCATCATAGAGTTGTGGGTGCTTCGGGACTGACTATCGATCACCTAGGATATGACGGTGACCAGTCGCGCAAGCTCGAACGAAATCTGAAACTGCTCGTGAAGCAACTGCAGGTCGATCCGGACAGAATATACTTGTGGTGGCACCTGGGCGTCGTCCATTTGCAAATGGGCGAGCGGGCCGAAGCGGAGAGCGCCTGGAGGCGTGGCATCGAAATTGGGCGCCGCAGCCTCGTTGCGGGGCCGGAGGCGAGTCTTTGCTTCATCGAGTTGGCAAAGTTGTTCGAGCTGAAAGGGGACGTGGCGCGAGAGCTGGTCGACGAGGCCGCCTCGCTCCGCCCGGACAATCTACTAGTTGAATGGATGCGTGCGCGGATATTGGTCAACGGAGAGCGATATTCTGAAGCAATTCCCATTTTCGAACGTCTTGCTCGCATTGACGCCCACAGCTTGGTGCACGATGTGTCTTACGATCGGCGGATTTTCGGCGCGTGGGCGGAGGCTGAGATTGGTCTCTGCAAGTTCAGAATGGGCTTGTTCCAGGACAGCGAAAAACATTACCGTCGCGCTGAAGAAATAGAACCCGGGTGTCTTGAGTTCAAAGTGAAGCGCCAGCTCGCGGCCGCGCGTGCCACCACGGCGTTAGGCTAG
- a CDS encoding SCO family protein has protein sequence MHSKQFATKRNFDSVRVQKRSKSGLLAVVALTLVTVVGCRSQSGAYNATNNANCLPDLNLVDQTGKNVNLSSLKGKPVLVDFIYTSCPGPCLTLTGRMNAIAKQLGPALGTQFTLVSVSIDPEHDGPQQMKQYADAHGVNQPGWLFLTGRPNDVDALLSAFKLRREREDDGSVSHVVGVFLLDSHGRELREYNGEIVKPDEVAVDLRKALSAS, from the coding sequence ATGCATTCGAAACAATTTGCCACCAAGCGCAACTTCGATTCTGTTCGCGTCCAAAAGAGAAGCAAATCCGGACTTCTAGCAGTCGTGGCATTGACGCTTGTCACCGTAGTCGGATGCCGATCGCAGTCGGGAGCTTACAATGCCACTAACAACGCCAATTGCTTGCCCGATCTGAACTTGGTCGATCAGACCGGCAAGAACGTCAACCTGTCATCCCTCAAGGGAAAGCCGGTCTTGGTGGATTTCATATACACGTCCTGTCCAGGTCCCTGTTTGACACTGACGGGGCGGATGAATGCAATTGCAAAGCAACTCGGACCAGCTCTCGGAACGCAATTCACATTGGTGTCGGTTTCGATTGATCCGGAACATGACGGACCTCAGCAGATGAAACAATACGCGGACGCGCACGGTGTCAATCAGCCAGGATGGTTGTTTCTTACCGGTCGTCCCAATGACGTAGATGCTCTGTTGTCGGCCTTCAAGTTACGCCGGGAGCGGGAGGACGATGGCTCAGTGTCACACGTCGTTGGAGTTTTCCTGCTTGATTCGCATGGCAGAGAGCTGCGTGAGTATAACGGAGAAATAGTAAAGCCAGACGAGGTGGCAGTGGATCTTCGAAAAGCTCTGAGTGCGAGCTGA
- a CDS encoding glycosyltransferase, which translates to MYIDAGGGHRASATALKVVIERQGRPWQSVLVNLRDVLGPRDPIHSWTGIRIENFYNELLKRGITIGNGMMLRLGQAIIGFTHQSLVDSFAHYWRKLQPDLVVSLIPNFNRAMLEGLRVADRLLSRASTPLVTILTDLADCPPRFWIEHHEQYLVCGTEAAARQATLAGHPENRIFRTSGMIVRPEFYEEPNFDRRRERERLGLDPDLPTGLVMFGGCGSRQMLTIAKRLAAAGLPTQIIFVCGRNDGLATKLKQVRMPSRSAVEGFRPDMARLMPLADFYIGKPGPGSISEALVMGLPVIVERNAWTMLQERFNTDWVADNELGLVLRSFSDVVLGVEMMSNPLRLAHFRSRVASLRNRAVFEIPEILATLVSASACPAPL; encoded by the coding sequence GTGTACATTGACGCGGGTGGCGGCCATCGGGCATCGGCCACTGCGCTCAAGGTGGTTATCGAAAGGCAGGGGCGGCCGTGGCAGTCGGTGCTCGTGAATCTTCGTGACGTCCTCGGGCCTCGCGACCCCATCCACAGCTGGACCGGAATTCGGATTGAGAACTTCTATAACGAACTTCTCAAGCGCGGGATTACCATCGGCAATGGAATGATGTTGCGTCTCGGACAGGCGATAATCGGGTTTACTCATCAAAGTCTCGTTGATTCGTTTGCCCATTACTGGCGCAAGCTTCAGCCCGATCTGGTCGTATCGCTCATTCCCAATTTCAATCGAGCGATGCTCGAGGGCCTCCGGGTGGCAGATCGTTTATTGTCGCGCGCCAGCACGCCACTCGTCACGATCCTCACCGACCTGGCCGACTGTCCGCCGAGATTCTGGATTGAACACCACGAGCAATACCTAGTCTGCGGTACAGAAGCCGCGGCGCGCCAGGCGACGCTGGCCGGCCATCCGGAAAATAGGATTTTTCGCACGTCTGGCATGATCGTGCGTCCGGAATTTTACGAGGAACCGAATTTCGATCGTCGCCGTGAGCGCGAACGGTTAGGGCTTGATCCGGATTTGCCGACAGGACTTGTGATGTTTGGCGGGTGCGGCTCACGCCAGATGCTCACAATCGCCAAGCGGCTCGCAGCGGCAGGATTGCCTACCCAGATAATCTTTGTTTGCGGGCGCAACGATGGTCTCGCGACTAAACTCAAACAAGTGCGAATGCCGTCGCGGAGCGCTGTCGAGGGTTTTAGGCCGGACATGGCGCGTCTGATGCCTTTAGCGGACTTCTATATTGGGAAGCCGGGGCCCGGCAGCATCAGCGAGGCGCTTGTGATGGGACTGCCGGTCATAGTCGAACGCAACGCGTGGACGATGCTGCAGGAGCGATTCAACACCGACTGGGTTGCCGATAACGAACTAGGTCTGGTGTTGCGTTCCTTTAGCGATGTGGTTCTAGGCGTCGAAATGATGAGCAATCCGCTGCGATTGGCGCATTTTCGCTCGCGGGTCGCATCATTGCGCAATCGCGCAGTCTTCGAGATTCCTGAAATCCTGGCTACCTTAGTATCAGCCTCGGCGTGTCCTGCACCCCTTTGA
- a CDS encoding Fe-S-containing protein, translating into MLASSIVFAAAAISFAALRNDAVGLIQVTGKGTISVSVADLRPGQARFYIYTSDDGANVRFIVARDETGRVEAAVDACEECAAYGQGYTSSKGYVICRYCGNRYRMSSLATGAGSCVPWKLNYVIRGDEVQISSAELTKWRRMF; encoded by the coding sequence GTGCTAGCTAGCTCGATCGTCTTTGCCGCCGCAGCAATCTCATTTGCCGCCCTCAGAAACGATGCTGTTGGTCTGATCCAGGTTACCGGCAAGGGTACGATTTCCGTCTCCGTGGCAGATCTACGCCCGGGTCAGGCCAGGTTCTACATTTACACCAGCGATGACGGCGCTAATGTCCGTTTCATCGTCGCCCGCGATGAAACCGGCCGCGTCGAGGCGGCTGTTGATGCGTGCGAAGAGTGTGCCGCATATGGACAAGGATACACGTCTTCCAAGGGCTACGTGATTTGCCGCTACTGCGGAAACCGATACAGGATGAGTTCCTTGGCGACCGGTGCGGGATCGTGCGTCCCGTGGAAACTCAACTACGTGATTCGTGGGGACGAAGTCCAAATCAGCAGCGCGGAGTTGACCAAGTGGCGACGAATGTTCTGA
- a CDS encoding PQQ-binding-like beta-propeller repeat protein: MSKRIKWLILAPVIAFVFGALLMSCSGGSSTEEFPPPAVLIALSLYDGTPFPSTPTPVPTTGQTNPTATPTFTPRPIAAPTASITVGSTINFGDQGTFEVNGQPGLLKFSDLTSTSLFTSNNPSVLLAPPQNAPTPGTYTGIADGCACVRASNSNLSTDAVSVLVFSSATPTPTPCACPTTVPTPTPAAAVTSAVENAAAITPSAANNAGIESWVFDAKANLSGQIVAGVDGTIYFITADHVFHAVSNQGKEVMRRVASGSSPIITSNGLIAYLNGSSLEALNPNGSLAWTAAVGSGAGPIATNGDTIYVATSSGLVSVSTSGQVKWNVGAGSIDASAATAEGIVIAATHGGLSAFALDGASSWTFSPTGGFSGGLAAQGDTVYAGSASGAVYAIDDSTGKVNWEVSLPAAISAGPAIGDSATIYVTAGSVYAISSSGNILWQQTGSPTADGPIVAVGAQDVFDAAADELAIVLGADGGYIWSSRSFGQIVTATSAAGIIYVGTSDGKVFAVR; the protein is encoded by the coding sequence ATGTCCAAGCGGATTAAGTGGCTGATTCTCGCCCCGGTTATCGCTTTCGTTTTCGGCGCCTTGCTCATGAGCTGCAGTGGCGGGAGCAGTACTGAGGAATTTCCGCCGCCTGCGGTTTTGATCGCGCTATCGCTTTACGACGGCACGCCATTTCCTTCGACGCCGACTCCCGTACCCACGACCGGCCAAACAAATCCAACCGCCACTCCGACCTTCACGCCTCGCCCGATCGCTGCTCCAACAGCTTCGATTACGGTGGGTTCAACCATAAATTTCGGGGACCAGGGGACCTTCGAGGTCAACGGGCAACCTGGGTTGCTAAAGTTCTCCGACCTGACGTCAACCTCGCTCTTCACCAGTAATAATCCAAGCGTTCTCCTGGCACCTCCGCAAAATGCGCCGACTCCCGGTACCTACACTGGAATCGCCGACGGATGCGCCTGCGTAAGAGCCAGCAATAGCAACCTTTCAACTGATGCCGTTTCTGTCCTCGTATTTTCCTCAGCCACTCCGACTCCAACTCCCTGTGCTTGCCCTACGACAGTTCCCACGCCGACCCCGGCGGCCGCAGTCACATCCGCCGTCGAGAATGCGGCGGCGATCACGCCGAGTGCGGCCAATAATGCCGGCATCGAATCGTGGGTATTCGATGCGAAGGCCAATCTGAGCGGGCAGATCGTTGCTGGCGTTGATGGAACGATCTACTTCATCACCGCGGATCACGTGTTTCATGCTGTAAGTAACCAGGGCAAGGAAGTGATGCGCAGGGTCGCGAGCGGCTCGTCGCCGATTATCACTTCGAACGGACTCATCGCGTATCTCAACGGCTCCAGCCTCGAGGCTCTCAATCCCAACGGCAGCCTCGCGTGGACCGCAGCAGTCGGCAGCGGCGCCGGACCAATCGCAACTAATGGCGACACCATCTACGTCGCGACGTCCAGTGGACTCGTATCCGTCAGCACCTCGGGCCAGGTGAAATGGAACGTCGGCGCGGGCAGTATTGACGCGTCCGCGGCCACGGCCGAAGGTATCGTCATCGCCGCCACGCATGGCGGCCTCAGTGCGTTCGCGCTCGATGGCGCATCGTCGTGGACATTTTCGCCGACGGGCGGATTCTCGGGCGGCCTCGCCGCGCAGGGAGACACCGTCTACGCCGGCTCAGCCAGCGGCGCGGTTTACGCAATCGACGATAGCACTGGCAAAGTGAACTGGGAGGTGAGCCTGCCGGCAGCGATTTCCGCAGGCCCGGCCATCGGCGACAGCGCAACGATCTACGTCACCGCGGGATCCGTCTATGCGATCTCGTCGAGCGGCAATATCCTATGGCAACAAACCGGCTCGCCGACCGCCGATGGACCGATAGTTGCCGTAGGCGCGCAAGACGTCTTCGATGCGGCCGCCGATGAACTGGCGATCGTGCTCGGCGCCGACGGCGGCTACATCTGGTCATCCCGCAGCTTCGGCCAGATCGTAACGGCCACGTCAGCCGCAGGAATCATTTACGTAGGCACGTCAGACGGCAAAGTATTCGCCGTCCGCTAG
- a CDS encoding glycine zipper domain-containing protein → MKTRKAGILALAIAATVSLAACSGEPLTTREKGTLIGGGAGAVGGAVVGSAVGAPGAGAAIGGLGGAAAGFAIGNHIQNEQDRRYYGD, encoded by the coding sequence ATGAAAACCAGGAAGGCTGGTATTTTGGCATTGGCGATCGCCGCGACGGTTTCGCTGGCCGCGTGCTCGGGCGAGCCGCTGACAACGCGTGAAAAAGGAACGCTCATCGGTGGCGGCGCCGGCGCCGTCGGCGGTGCGGTCGTGGGTTCCGCCGTCGGTGCGCCTGGCGCAGGGGCCGCGATCGGCGGACTCGGCGGCGCGGCCGCGGGCTTTGCGATCGGCAACCATATCCAGAACGAACAAGACCGCCGCTACTACGGCGACTAA